The following proteins are co-located in the Elusimicrobiota bacterium genome:
- a CDS encoding PAS domain S-box protein, whose protein sequence is MTMSRSVPGDSPLEHRYEDLFNGIGDAVLVADMQGRFMDVNETACSSLGYSREELLRLSIADIDAPEAARLVEERMRELRETGKGFFESVHRRKDGVCFPVEIHCRLTEFEGRPAVLAIARDISKRKKVEDALSESETRLVLAAEGTGMGIWQWDIPRDRRAFDEQVCRLLGIDHSSFAGTAEEFFRALHPEDRPKVQAALKRTVESGAPYEVQYRAVWSDGTTHHVMARGTLTHDEKGQPLRLLGLAWDVTERVLASEALRRAKEYAEQLVETANAMVVGLDVEGNIMMFNEAAERITGYKREELSGRNWFEVLVPRERYPEVWTVFEKLPTGKLPENFENPILTKAGRERIISWRNGILREGDRILGSVSYGIDITEQRAAMLALSRSERVLSATQRVAHIGSWEYDVVGKSSILSKEMYRLLGLDPSAPAPSREEQLGFVHPEDRPRLAEARRRAAEEGRDYEEQVRLLRPSGETGWLRTTGHAEKGPDGRVVRVYGTAQDVTAQVLVQESLRSSEARYRKLAEALSDYAYSCLSRENGPYRIDWVGGSFQRVAERPESELLRQGCWLPWVHPDDRARVAAVLARLRVGETADCEYRLLRADGAERLLHDRMLCVAESGDETALRLYGAVRDVTETRKLEKEVLGLQKIESLGTLAGGIAHDFNNMLTGIMGNIAFAMAELPKGEIREMLAEAESSARSAQSLTQQLLTFARGGKPVRKPFALKPMLIEAANFAVRGSNCVCSYELAPEVWAVDGDQGQLRQAVHNLILNAVQASPRGGEIVVSAGNAEIGGSSGLPLEAGRYVRVKVRDAGTGIPPEHLERIFDPYFSTKEQGRGLGLSMVISVVRNHGGHVSVASQLGSGTEFTLHLPAAAAPLDEEGSAAELPRGYGRVLVMEDDLAVGRVASRMLIRLGYEPALSLHGEEALAALETARATNRPFRAVVMDLVIPGKMGGKEAIARLRAVDRDIKVVVASGYSGDAVLADYKDYGFDAALSKPFKIETLAAILQKLLGPLG, encoded by the coding sequence ATGACCATGTCCAGAAGCGTCCCGGGCGATTCTCCTCTCGAACACCGTTATGAAGACCTTTTCAACGGGATCGGCGACGCCGTCCTGGTCGCGGACATGCAGGGACGCTTCATGGACGTCAATGAGACCGCGTGCAGTTCGCTTGGGTACTCGCGCGAGGAACTCCTTCGGCTGTCCATCGCGGACATCGATGCCCCCGAAGCCGCGCGACTCGTCGAGGAGCGCATGCGCGAGCTTCGTGAGACGGGCAAAGGGTTCTTCGAGAGCGTGCATCGCCGAAAGGACGGCGTCTGTTTCCCCGTCGAGATCCACTGCCGCCTGACCGAGTTCGAGGGACGGCCCGCGGTGCTCGCCATCGCGCGCGATATTTCCAAGCGAAAGAAGGTCGAGGACGCTCTTTCCGAGAGCGAGACGCGTTTGGTGCTCGCTGCGGAGGGGACGGGGATGGGGATATGGCAGTGGGACATCCCCCGGGACCGGCGGGCCTTCGACGAACAGGTCTGCCGTCTGCTGGGAATCGACCATTCATCGTTCGCGGGCACCGCCGAGGAGTTCTTCCGGGCGCTGCATCCGGAGGACCGCCCGAAGGTCCAGGCGGCGCTCAAGCGGACGGTCGAGAGCGGAGCGCCCTACGAAGTCCAGTACCGCGCGGTCTGGTCGGACGGGACGACCCATCACGTCATGGCCCGCGGCACGCTGACGCACGACGAGAAGGGGCAGCCCCTGCGTCTCCTCGGCCTCGCCTGGGACGTCACCGAGCGGGTGCTCGCGAGCGAGGCCCTGCGCCGCGCGAAGGAGTACGCCGAACAGCTCGTGGAGACGGCCAACGCGATGGTCGTCGGTCTCGACGTCGAAGGGAACATCATGATGTTCAACGAGGCCGCCGAGCGCATCACCGGCTATAAGCGGGAGGAGCTGTCCGGGCGGAACTGGTTCGAGGTCCTCGTGCCGCGCGAGCGCTACCCCGAGGTCTGGACGGTGTTCGAGAAGCTGCCGACCGGGAAGCTTCCCGAGAACTTCGAGAACCCCATCCTGACCAAGGCTGGACGGGAACGCATCATCTCCTGGCGCAACGGCATCCTGCGCGAGGGGGACAGGATCCTCGGGAGCGTCTCCTACGGCATCGACATCACCGAACAGCGCGCGGCGATGCTCGCGCTGAGCCGGAGCGAGCGGGTGCTCAGCGCCACGCAGCGGGTGGCGCACATCGGCTCGTGGGAATACGATGTCGTCGGGAAGAGCAGCATCTTGTCGAAGGAGATGTACCGCCTGCTCGGACTCGACCCCTCCGCTCCCGCCCCCAGCCGGGAGGAGCAGCTCGGCTTCGTCCACCCCGAGGACCGGCCGCGCCTGGCCGAGGCGCGGCGACGGGCGGCGGAGGAGGGCCGCGACTACGAGGAACAGGTCCGGCTCCTTCGGCCGAGCGGCGAGACCGGCTGGCTCCGCACCACCGGACACGCGGAAAAAGGGCCGGACGGCCGCGTCGTGCGCGTCTACGGGACCGCGCAGGACGTCACCGCCCAGGTCCTCGTCCAGGAATCGCTGCGCTCGAGCGAGGCGCGCTATCGGAAGCTCGCCGAGGCCCTGTCCGACTACGCGTACTCCTGCCTGAGCCGGGAGAACGGACCGTACCGCATCGACTGGGTGGGCGGCTCCTTCCAGAGGGTGGCGGAACGCCCGGAGTCCGAGCTCCTGAGGCAGGGCTGCTGGCTGCCGTGGGTGCATCCCGACGACCGCGCGCGCGTGGCCGCCGTGCTGGCGAGGCTGCGCGTGGGCGAGACCGCCGACTGCGAATACCGGCTCCTGCGCGCCGACGGCGCCGAGCGCCTGCTGCACGACCGCATGCTCTGCGTCGCCGAATCGGGGGACGAGACGGCGCTGCGCCTCTACGGGGCCGTCCGGGACGTCACCGAGACCCGCAAGCTGGAGAAGGAAGTGCTCGGACTCCAGAAGATCGAGTCCCTCGGCACCCTCGCCGGCGGCATCGCGCACGATTTCAACAACATGCTCACCGGGATCATGGGCAACATCGCCTTCGCGATGGCCGAGCTCCCGAAGGGCGAGATCCGCGAGATGCTCGCGGAGGCGGAATCCTCCGCGCGCAGCGCGCAGTCGCTGACCCAGCAGCTCCTCACCTTCGCCAGGGGCGGCAAGCCCGTGCGCAAGCCCTTCGCGCTGAAGCCGATGCTCATCGAGGCCGCGAACTTCGCCGTGCGAGGATCGAACTGCGTCTGCTCTTACGAGCTCGCCCCCGAAGTATGGGCGGTCGACGGCGATCAGGGCCAGCTCCGGCAGGCCGTGCACAACCTCATCCTCAACGCCGTGCAGGCCAGCCCGCGGGGCGGGGAGATCGTCGTGAGCGCGGGGAACGCGGAGATCGGCGGGAGTTCCGGCCTCCCGCTGGAGGCCGGACGCTACGTGCGCGTCAAGGTCCGCGACGCCGGCACGGGCATCCCGCCTGAGCACCTGGAGCGGATCTTCGACCCCTACTTCTCGACGAAGGAGCAGGGGCGCGGGCTGGGCCTGAGCATGGTCATCTCGGTCGTGCGCAACCACGGGGGGCACGTGAGCGTCGCCTCGCAGCTCGGCTCGGGGACCGAGTTCACGCTCCATCTGCCCGCCGCAGCCGCCCCGCTCGATGAGGAAGGGAGCGCCGCCGAGCTGCCCAGGGGCTACGGCCGCGTCCTCGTGATGGAGGACGACCTCGCGGTGGGGCGGGTGGCTTCGCGGATGCTCATCCGCCTGGGCTACGAGCCGGCCCTCTCTCTTCACGGGGAGGAGGCCCTGGCCGCGCTGGAGACGGCGCGGGCGACGAACCGGCCGTTCCGGGCGGTCGTCATGGACCTCGTCATCCCCGGGAAGATGGGGGGGAAGGAAGCCATCGCGCGCCTGCGCGCGGTGGACAGGGACATCAAGGTCGTCGTGGCGAGCGGCTACTCCGGCGACGCCGTCCTCGCGGACTACAAGGACTACGGCTTCGACGCGGCGTTGTCCAAGCCCTTCAAGATCGAGACCCTGGCGGCCATCCTTCAGAAACTCCTGGGCCCATTAGGATGA
- a CDS encoding M23 family metallopeptidase — protein sequence MPRSLRAALLLLCLLPFFGAGGAHGKESAGTARKENDSRAVPAAGPSAAGTARKENDSRAEFARYKKRAKELSAWHEKEPLDEKPVMELLKADGLFETSLGARGFRPFKVRVYNGLFRWPLHAGIVSSEYGRRWKKRHEGIDLAADEGVPVCAAAGGTVLYAGDGLRGYGNVVILRHDQRTTTLYAHNRRLLVAKGQQVAAGEPIAELGSTGHSTGPHVHFEFRVKGKAVNPRAKLIPNRYWNRG from the coding sequence GTGCCCCGCTCCCTGCGCGCAGCGCTCCTCCTGCTTTGCCTCCTCCCCTTCTTCGGCGCGGGCGGCGCTCACGGAAAAGAGTCCGCAGGGACGGCGCGAAAGGAGAACGACTCGCGCGCGGTCCCTGCCGCGGGCCCTAGCGCCGCAGGGACGGCGCGAAAGGAGAACGACTCGCGCGCCGAATTCGCCCGATACAAAAAGCGCGCCAAGGAGCTCAGCGCCTGGCACGAGAAGGAGCCGCTCGACGAGAAGCCGGTCATGGAGCTCCTCAAGGCCGACGGGCTCTTCGAGACCTCGCTGGGCGCCCGGGGATTCCGCCCCTTCAAGGTCCGCGTCTACAACGGGCTCTTCCGCTGGCCCCTGCACGCGGGCATCGTGAGCTCCGAGTACGGCCGGCGCTGGAAGAAGCGCCACGAGGGCATCGACCTCGCGGCCGACGAAGGAGTCCCGGTCTGCGCGGCCGCGGGCGGGACGGTGCTCTACGCCGGCGACGGCCTGCGCGGCTACGGCAACGTCGTCATCCTGCGCCACGACCAGCGGACGACGACGCTCTACGCCCACAACCGCCGCCTGCTCGTGGCCAAAGGACAGCAGGTGGCCGCCGGCGAGCCGATCGCCGAGCTGGGCTCGACGGGCCATTCGACCGGCCCGCACGTCCACTTCGAGTTCCGCGTGAAGGGAAAGGCGGTGAACCCGCGCGCGAAGCTCATCCCCAACCGCTACTGGAACCGCGGATGA
- a CDS encoding CoA pyrophosphatase, with protein sequence MSGFKSAVALVLAPGPRGREVLLIHRAEDPRDPWSGHMALPGGHREDGDRDLLDTAVRETFEETGVRLRRSDCVEALDDLRPRARSIPKVLIRPHVFLLERKPPVRASCEVAGILWAPLARLEGSRCRVRVPDRKIHVDAFMLGPHIVWGITYRILCTFLAKTR encoded by the coding sequence ATGAGCGGGTTCAAGAGCGCGGTCGCGCTCGTCCTGGCGCCCGGCCCCCGCGGCCGGGAGGTGCTGCTCATCCACCGCGCCGAGGACCCCCGCGACCCCTGGTCCGGCCACATGGCCCTCCCGGGCGGGCACCGCGAGGACGGGGACCGAGACCTGCTCGACACCGCCGTGCGCGAGACCTTCGAGGAGACGGGCGTGCGCCTGCGGCGCTCCGACTGCGTCGAGGCGCTCGACGACCTCCGGCCCCGCGCGCGCAGCATCCCGAAGGTGCTCATCCGGCCCCATGTCTTCCTGCTCGAACGCAAGCCGCCGGTGCGCGCGAGCTGCGAGGTGGCGGGCATCCTCTGGGCCCCGCTCGCGCGCCTGGAGGGCTCGCGCTGCCGCGTCCGCGTCCCCGACCGCAAGATCCACGTGGACGCGTTCATGCTCGGGCCCCATATCGTCTGGGGCATCACCTACCGCATCCTCTGCACGTTCCTGGCGAAGACCCGGTAA
- a CDS encoding DUF2877 domain-containing protein, with protein sequence MSTPILVGDCVHPGRYALHSRFARAVNFSSHGRLVSLVTPAVGPGPLNIVLARLPEAAHRLEVDAHSVSVDGRALGASARYDSTLPKHRPDPAVLRRNLRACELHVRRNAPEIGLAGLLSEDPSAEPLRPFERALIERGRMGAVLLASGDWAAGARTLRGLGVGLTPSGDDFLAGWMLGLHLLKNLRLRPTRELRALRTAARGRGLLSGALLGCAARGRFFEPARTLVRTLLAGTPAGTRHATGTLLEHGASSGADLATGLLICMRARMGKDSIHAR encoded by the coding sequence ATGTCGACGCCTATCCTCGTCGGTGACTGCGTACACCCCGGGCGTTATGCCCTGCACTCGCGCTTCGCCCGCGCGGTCAACTTCTCCTCCCACGGACGCCTCGTCTCACTCGTCACCCCGGCGGTGGGGCCGGGACCGCTCAACATCGTGCTCGCCCGCCTCCCCGAGGCCGCGCACCGCCTCGAGGTCGACGCGCACTCCGTGAGCGTCGACGGCCGCGCACTGGGCGCATCGGCGCGCTACGACTCCACCCTTCCGAAGCACCGTCCGGACCCGGCCGTCCTGCGCCGCAACCTCCGTGCCTGCGAGCTCCACGTGCGGCGCAACGCGCCGGAGATCGGCCTCGCGGGGCTCCTCTCCGAGGACCCGAGCGCGGAACCCCTGCGCCCCTTCGAGCGCGCCCTCATCGAGCGCGGCCGCATGGGTGCCGTGCTCCTCGCCTCCGGGGACTGGGCCGCGGGCGCCCGCACCCTGCGCGGGCTCGGGGTCGGGCTGACCCCCTCGGGCGACGACTTCCTCGCCGGCTGGATGCTCGGCCTGCACCTGCTCAAGAACCTCCGGCTGCGCCCGACGCGCGAGCTGCGCGCGCTGCGCACGGCCGCGCGCGGCCGCGGCCTGCTCTCGGGCGCTCTCCTCGGCTGCGCCGCGCGCGGCCGCTTCTTCGAGCCCGCCCGGACGCTGGTGCGCACCCTCCTCGCGGGCACCCCCGCGGGGACGCGCCACGCGACGGGGACCCTTCTCGAGCACGGCGCAAGCTCCGGCGCGGACCTCGCGACCGGCCTGCTCATCTGCATGCGCGCCCGCATGGGGAAGGACTCCATCCATGCTCGTTAA
- the fdrA gene encoding acyl-CoA synthetase FdrA, with translation MLVKGRLKKGEYYDSIALMIVGRELSKAPGVADAAVVMGTKENLALLRSSGLMLGEFEKASEADLLVAVKAENADAADLALQEAEQRLKGSRGGKGGGEDAERPSGLEDALKVLPGANLALISVAGRYAGDEAMKALRAGLHVMLFSDNVPLETEVALKEYARGKGLLVMGPDCGTAIINGVPLAFANVVRRGDIGLVAAAGTGLQEVSSTLSNLGAGVSQALGTGGRDVKKEVGGLMLLEGFKALAADESTRVIVLVSKPPHEDVLRRLAAAVRGVKKPVVAVFLGAEAKLVEGAGMVHAATLEEAAFMAAALARGSRPESVRGTLAERDKDVAVTASAEAARILNASKSARAPSAERRAPRFVRGLFSGGTFCTEAQVVFRTHGLSVFSNVPLAPNPAVQDLWKSREHCLLDLGDDAFTVGRPHPMIDFGLRCKRILQEARDPETAVILLDVVLGWGSNLDPAGELVPVLREARKTAEDARRRLLVVCSVTGTEGDPQIRSKVEKRLKEAGALVLPTNAAACRLAAGVAAALAPTPAPSAPLAPGHSGASAARKENDPRADRRKP, from the coding sequence ATGCTCGTTAAGGGAAGACTGAAGAAGGGCGAGTACTACGATTCCATCGCGCTCATGATCGTCGGCCGCGAGCTCTCGAAGGCCCCCGGCGTAGCGGACGCCGCCGTCGTCATGGGGACCAAGGAGAACCTCGCGCTCCTGCGCTCCTCCGGGCTCATGCTCGGCGAGTTCGAGAAGGCCTCCGAGGCGGACCTCCTCGTCGCCGTGAAGGCCGAGAACGCCGACGCGGCGGACCTCGCCCTCCAAGAGGCCGAGCAGCGCCTCAAGGGTTCGCGCGGAGGGAAGGGCGGCGGCGAGGACGCCGAGCGCCCCTCCGGGCTCGAGGACGCGCTGAAGGTCCTCCCCGGGGCGAACCTCGCGCTGATCTCCGTCGCTGGCCGCTACGCCGGGGACGAAGCGATGAAGGCCCTGCGCGCGGGCCTGCACGTCATGCTCTTCTCCGACAACGTCCCGCTCGAGACCGAGGTCGCCCTCAAGGAGTACGCGCGCGGGAAGGGCCTCCTCGTTATGGGCCCCGACTGCGGGACGGCGATCATCAACGGCGTACCCCTCGCTTTCGCCAACGTCGTGCGCCGAGGAGACATCGGCCTCGTGGCCGCGGCCGGCACCGGCCTCCAGGAGGTCAGCTCGACGCTCTCGAATCTGGGCGCGGGCGTCTCGCAGGCCCTCGGCACCGGCGGCCGCGACGTGAAGAAGGAGGTCGGGGGCCTCATGCTCCTCGAGGGCTTCAAGGCCCTCGCCGCCGACGAGTCCACCCGCGTCATCGTGCTCGTCTCCAAGCCCCCGCACGAGGACGTCCTGCGCCGCCTCGCCGCCGCGGTGCGCGGCGTCAAGAAGCCGGTCGTCGCCGTCTTCCTCGGCGCCGAGGCGAAGCTCGTCGAGGGCGCGGGGATGGTCCATGCGGCGACCCTCGAGGAGGCCGCCTTCATGGCCGCCGCCCTCGCGCGCGGGAGCCGGCCGGAGAGCGTGCGCGGAACGCTCGCCGAGCGGGACAAGGACGTCGCCGTCACGGCCTCCGCCGAGGCCGCGCGCATCCTCAACGCCTCCAAGAGCGCCCGAGCTCCGAGCGCGGAGCGCCGCGCCCCCCGCTTCGTGCGCGGCCTCTTCAGCGGCGGGACCTTCTGCACCGAAGCGCAGGTCGTCTTCCGCACGCACGGCCTCAGCGTCTTCTCCAACGTCCCCCTCGCGCCCAACCCGGCGGTCCAGGACCTTTGGAAGAGCCGCGAGCACTGCCTCCTCGACCTCGGCGACGACGCCTTCACCGTGGGCCGCCCGCACCCCATGATCGACTTCGGCCTGCGCTGCAAGCGCATCCTCCAGGAAGCCCGCGACCCCGAGACGGCCGTGATCCTCCTCGACGTCGTGCTCGGCTGGGGCTCGAACCTCGACCCCGCCGGAGAGCTCGTCCCCGTCCTGCGCGAGGCCCGGAAGACCGCGGAGGACGCCCGGCGCCGCCTGCTCGTCGTCTGCTCCGTGACCGGCACCGAGGGCGACCCGCAGATCCGCAGCAAGGTCGAGAAGCGGCTCAAGGAGGCGGGCGCCCTCGTCCTGCCGACGAACGCCGCGGCCTGCCGGCTCGCCGCCGGCGTCGCGGCGGCCCTGGCGCCGACGCCCGCGCCGAGCGCTCCGCTCGCACCGGGCCATAGCGGCGCAAGTGCGGCGCGAAAGGAGAACGACCCGCGCGCCGACCGGAGGAAGCCATGA
- a CDS encoding DUF1116 domain-containing protein, producing the protein MSVRDLFGKELKVVNIGLSSFTDAVEAAGAKAVQVDWRPPVALEPGVRAALAGGAAEVEKANAKAMKLILSGRPFLVGLEKASEAVPGLKKMMLLHAGPPVTWERMCGPMRGGVIGAALYEGWAGTPEEAEKLAASGAIRFEPCHEHQAVGPMAGIVSPSMPVFVVKNEEHGNLAFSTMNEGLGKVLRYGAFGPEITERLKWMENTLYPVLKKALAKLGPVDLKSLIAQALHMGDEVHNRNRAATSLLFRHLAPAVIRTAAPEDGAKALEFINGNDHFFLNLSMAASKATLDAARGIDASSVVVAMARNGTDFGVQLAGTGGEWFTGPAPVPDALYFPGYSKDDANPDIGDSAITETNGLGGFAIAASPAIVKFIGGSASDALRHTRRMYEICAAENNAYGIPALDFRGTPTGIDVRKVVEKGVFPVIDTGVAHKKPGVGQVGAGILSAPAEPFQKAAAGLARRLTPKKARAVKTRSEDK; encoded by the coding sequence ATGAGCGTGCGCGACCTCTTCGGCAAGGAGCTCAAGGTCGTCAACATCGGTCTCTCCTCGTTCACCGACGCGGTCGAGGCCGCCGGCGCGAAGGCGGTCCAGGTGGACTGGCGCCCGCCGGTCGCCCTCGAGCCCGGCGTCCGCGCGGCGCTCGCCGGCGGCGCCGCCGAGGTCGAGAAGGCGAACGCGAAGGCGATGAAGCTCATCCTCTCCGGACGCCCCTTCCTCGTCGGGCTCGAGAAGGCCTCCGAGGCCGTGCCCGGCCTCAAGAAGATGATGCTGCTCCACGCCGGCCCTCCCGTGACCTGGGAGCGCATGTGCGGCCCCATGCGCGGCGGCGTCATCGGCGCCGCGCTCTACGAGGGCTGGGCGGGGACGCCCGAGGAGGCCGAGAAGCTGGCGGCGTCCGGAGCGATCCGCTTCGAGCCCTGCCACGAGCATCAGGCCGTGGGGCCGATGGCGGGCATCGTCTCCCCCTCGATGCCGGTCTTCGTCGTCAAGAACGAGGAGCACGGGAACCTCGCCTTCTCCACGATGAACGAGGGCCTCGGGAAGGTCCTGCGCTACGGCGCCTTCGGTCCCGAGATCACCGAGCGCCTGAAGTGGATGGAGAACACGCTCTACCCCGTGCTCAAAAAGGCCCTCGCCAAGCTCGGCCCGGTGGACCTCAAGTCGCTCATCGCCCAGGCCCTTCACATGGGCGACGAGGTGCACAACCGCAACCGCGCCGCGACCTCGCTGCTCTTCCGCCACCTCGCCCCCGCGGTCATCCGCACGGCCGCGCCGGAGGACGGCGCCAAGGCGCTGGAGTTCATCAACGGCAACGACCACTTCTTCCTCAACCTCTCGATGGCGGCCTCGAAGGCCACGCTCGACGCCGCGCGCGGCATCGACGCCTCGAGCGTCGTCGTGGCCATGGCCCGCAACGGCACCGACTTCGGCGTCCAACTCGCCGGCACGGGCGGGGAGTGGTTCACCGGCCCCGCGCCGGTCCCCGACGCGCTCTACTTCCCCGGCTACTCGAAGGACGACGCGAACCCCGACATCGGCGACAGCGCCATCACCGAGACCAACGGCCTCGGCGGCTTCGCCATCGCCGCCTCTCCGGCCATCGTGAAGTTCATCGGCGGCAGCGCCTCCGACGCGCTGCGCCACACGCGGCGCATGTACGAGATCTGCGCCGCGGAGAACAACGCCTACGGGATACCCGCGCTGGACTTCCGGGGCACCCCGACCGGCATCGACGTGCGCAAGGTCGTGGAGAAGGGCGTGTTCCCCGTCATCGACACCGGCGTCGCGCACAAGAAGCCGGGCGTCGGGCAGGTGGGCGCCGGCATCCTGAGCGCCCCCGCCGAACCCTTTCAGAAGGCCGCCGCCGGGCTCGCCCGTCGGCTGACGCCGAAGAAAGCGAGGGCCGTGAAGACCCGCTCGGAGGACAAATGA
- a CDS encoding cyclase family protein: MKTDKKTADFLKYMNGLKMYDLTQRLSIHTPPWPSYIPLSLQYFKRIAGAHMGQGANGQVMTTSNHVGTHMDGEIHFHASGRSIGQVPMKEWVGPGVVVDISKEVDDYDLYSPEMLMSKVEIKKGDVLVINTGYHRYAWDQPKSDEVRYFVKHPGPGPRFHEWCLDMKFKWIGVDCGSADHPMNTIIRNWHPKLFLEAEAKLKDRYGASWDEYFPPETYYQVMHLKLFPKKIVHAENMGGEIDKLNNKRCYIGCFPLKGIELESAMCRMVAWAP; this comes from the coding sequence ATGAAGACCGACAAGAAGACCGCCGACTTCCTCAAGTACATGAACGGACTCAAGATGTACGACCTCACCCAGCGCCTGAGCATCCACACGCCCCCGTGGCCGAGCTACATCCCCCTCTCGCTGCAGTACTTCAAGCGCATCGCCGGCGCGCACATGGGCCAGGGCGCCAACGGCCAGGTCATGACCACGAGCAACCACGTGGGCACCCACATGGACGGCGAGATCCATTTCCACGCCAGCGGCCGCTCCATCGGGCAGGTCCCCATGAAGGAATGGGTAGGGCCCGGCGTCGTCGTGGACATCTCGAAGGAGGTCGACGACTACGACCTCTACTCCCCGGAGATGCTGATGAGCAAGGTCGAGATCAAGAAGGGCGACGTGCTCGTCATCAACACCGGCTACCACCGCTACGCCTGGGACCAGCCGAAGTCCGACGAGGTCCGCTACTTCGTCAAGCACCCCGGCCCCGGCCCGAGGTTCCACGAGTGGTGCCTCGACATGAAGTTCAAGTGGATCGGCGTCGACTGCGGCAGCGCCGACCACCCGATGAACACCATCATCCGCAACTGGCATCCCAAGCTCTTCCTCGAGGCCGAGGCGAAGCTCAAGGACCGCTACGGCGCCTCCTGGGACGAGTACTTCCCCCCGGAGACCTACTACCAGGTCATGCACCTGAAGCTCTTCCCGAAGAAGATCGTCCACGCCGAGAACATGGGCGGCGAGATCGACAAGCTCAACAACAAGCGCTGCTACATCGGCTGCTTCCCGCTCAAGGGCATCGAGCTGGAGAGCGCCATGTGCCGCATGGTGGCTTGGGCCCCTTAA
- a CDS encoding xanthine dehydrogenase family protein subunit M, which yields MPIACEFEYHKPKTLKEALALLARHKGKLQPLAGGTDLIVWLKEGVRSPEHVMDLKALPLGGIQKKGDAVRIGALTTFAELIESPLIREKFPVLWEAARSVASTGVRNRATLAGNLCSAVPCMDSAPPLLVYDAVVELQGPKKTRELPLEKFFKGPKKTALAPDELLVAVRLPLPVGKAGGAYLKLGRYRGEDLAQVGLAVLALPGEWRLAWGAVGPVPTRSHLIESLLAGKKLSPELLREAGRLVANEIAPITDIRSSKEYRLHMAGVMLERGLKAAAERQAGRGPAAGESLL from the coding sequence ATGCCGATCGCCTGCGAATTCGAATACCACAAGCCGAAGACGCTCAAGGAGGCGCTCGCCCTGCTCGCCCGGCATAAGGGGAAGCTCCAGCCTCTGGCCGGCGGCACCGACCTCATCGTCTGGCTCAAGGAAGGCGTCCGCTCCCCCGAGCACGTCATGGACCTCAAGGCCCTCCCCTTGGGCGGGATCCAGAAGAAGGGAGACGCCGTGCGCATCGGCGCCCTGACGACCTTCGCCGAGCTCATCGAGTCTCCGCTCATCCGGGAGAAGTTCCCCGTGCTCTGGGAGGCCGCGCGCTCCGTGGCCTCCACCGGGGTGCGCAACCGCGCGACGCTGGCCGGGAACCTCTGCTCGGCGGTGCCCTGCATGGACAGCGCCCCGCCCCTGCTCGTCTACGACGCGGTCGTGGAGCTCCAGGGGCCGAAGAAGACCCGGGAGCTTCCGCTCGAGAAGTTCTTCAAAGGGCCCAAGAAGACGGCCTTGGCCCCCGACGAGCTCCTCGTCGCCGTTCGCCTTCCCCTTCCGGTGGGCAAGGCCGGCGGCGCCTACCTCAAGCTCGGCCGCTACCGCGGCGAGGACCTCGCGCAGGTCGGCCTCGCGGTGCTGGCGCTCCCGGGAGAGTGGCGCCTGGCCTGGGGAGCGGTCGGCCCCGTGCCGACGCGCTCGCACCTCATCGAGTCCCTGCTCGCCGGCAAGAAGCTCTCCCCCGAGCTCCTGCGCGAGGCGGGACGGCTCGTCGCCAATGAGATCGCGCCCATCACGGACATCCGCTCCAGCAAGGAGTACCGCCTCCACATGGCGGGCGTCATGCTCGAGCGCGGCCTGAAGGCCGCCGCCGAACGGCAGGCCGGGCGAGGCCCGGCGGCCGGGGAGAGCCTCCTGTGA
- a CDS encoding (2Fe-2S)-binding protein, producing MSSRIPITVKVNGVVRRAEVEPNDVLLEVLRERFGIKSPKMGCDRGDCGTCTVLLDGRSVRACLVLAAEADGCSIETLEGLSKDGATELQKEFVQRNSFQCGFCAPGMILSATELLRRNQKPSRPEIQEAIGGNLCRCTGYTPILEAIEAVAGRKR from the coding sequence ATGAGCTCCCGAATCCCGATCACGGTCAAGGTCAACGGCGTCGTCCGCCGCGCGGAGGTCGAGCCCAACGACGTGCTGCTCGAGGTCCTGCGCGAGCGCTTCGGCATCAAGAGCCCGAAGATGGGCTGCGACCGCGGCGACTGCGGCACCTGCACCGTGCTCCTCGACGGCCGCAGCGTGCGCGCCTGCCTCGTGCTCGCCGCCGAGGCCGACGGGTGCTCCATCGAGACCCTCGAGGGCCTCTCCAAGGACGGCGCGACGGAGCTCCAGAAGGAGTTCGTCCAGCGCAACTCCTTCCAGTGCGGCTTCTGCGCGCCGGGAATGATCCTCTCGGCTACCGAGCTGCTGCGCAGGAACCAGAAGCCCAGCCGCCCCGAGATCCAGGAGGCCATCGGCGGCAACCTCTGCCGCTGCACCGGCTACACCCCGATCCTCGAGGCCATCGAGGCCGTCGCCGGGAGGAAGAGATGA